The proteins below are encoded in one region of Apium graveolens cultivar Ventura chromosome 4, ASM990537v1, whole genome shotgun sequence:
- the LOC141716762 gene encoding uncharacterized protein LOC141716762 isoform X2 has product MGTHSPKVMGSFHLNISPSSFTLNLLLICLSCIHIITTTDSQILPAPLKGLACSIVNCGEGTCKASNSTMLGIECDCKPGWKQIPLASFAFPSCVLPNCTVDIHCGSRAPPPPASLPLLPTINASSPCNLVWCGNGDCVVNGNNHNCRCNQGSSNYLGVSSFACFEPCYFGEDCRNLELGPLPRLPPVHLPPPLRLTPLLPSLQLPPPLVPLPPSLQLPPPLPMPPPSLSTSGSPKAGGQQHEADTEEESNGVSSNVKNCGALIAVMMTVVL; this is encoded by the exons ATGGGAACCCATTCGCCTAAAGTTATGGGAAGTTTTCATTTGAATATTTCTCCCTCTTCTTTCACTTTGAATCTGCTGCTTATTTGTTTATCCTGCATTCATATTATTACTACTACGGATTCTCAGATTCTGCCTGCGCCTCTTAAAG GTCTAGCATGTAGTATAGTGAACTGTGGAGAAGGAACATGCAAAGCATCAAACTCAACAATGCTTGGGATTGAGTGTGATTGTAAGCCTGGTTGGAAACAGATCCCTCTTGCTTCTTTTGCCTTTCCTTCTTGTGTTCTCCCTAATT GCACAGTTGATATTCATTGCGGAAGCAGAGCTCCGCCACCACCAGCATCACTTCCTCTCCTCCCAACCATTAATGCTTCAAGCC CTTGTAATCTTGTGTGGTGTGGTAATGGAGACTGCGTCGTGAATGGAAACAACCACAACTGCCGATGCAACCAAGGGTCTTCCAATTATTTGGGTGTATCTTCTTTTGCTTGTTTTGAACCAT GCTACTTTGGAGAAGATTGTAGGAACCTGGAATTAGGACCACTACCGCGACTACCCCCGGTACATTTGCCGCCACCACTACGTTTGACACCACTGTTACCGTCACTACAGCTTCCCCCGCCACTGGTACCACTGCCACCATCACTACAGCTTCCACCGCCACTACCAATGCCACCGCCATCCTTGAGTACAAGCGGCTCACCGAAAGCTGGTGGACAGCAACATGAAGCTGATACTGAAGAAG AATCGAATGGAGTATCGAGTAACGTGAAGAATTGCGGAGCACTGATCGCAGTGATGATGACAGTAGTTTTATAA
- the LOC141716762 gene encoding uncharacterized protein LOC141716762 isoform X1, with the protein MGTHSPKVMGSFHLNISPSSFTLNLLLICLSCIHIITTTDSQILPAPLKGLACSIVNCGEGTCKASNSTMLGIECDCKPGWKQIPLASFAFPSCVLPNCTVDIHCGSRAPPPPASLPLLPTINASSPCNLVWCGNGDCVVNGNNHNCRCNQGSSNYLGVSSFACFEPCYFGEDCRNLELGPLPRLPPVHLPPPLRLTPLLPSLQLPPPLVPLPPSLQLPPPLPMPPPSLSTSGSPKAGGQQHEADTEEAAESNGVSSNVKNCGALIAVMMTVVL; encoded by the exons ATGGGAACCCATTCGCCTAAAGTTATGGGAAGTTTTCATTTGAATATTTCTCCCTCTTCTTTCACTTTGAATCTGCTGCTTATTTGTTTATCCTGCATTCATATTATTACTACTACGGATTCTCAGATTCTGCCTGCGCCTCTTAAAG GTCTAGCATGTAGTATAGTGAACTGTGGAGAAGGAACATGCAAAGCATCAAACTCAACAATGCTTGGGATTGAGTGTGATTGTAAGCCTGGTTGGAAACAGATCCCTCTTGCTTCTTTTGCCTTTCCTTCTTGTGTTCTCCCTAATT GCACAGTTGATATTCATTGCGGAAGCAGAGCTCCGCCACCACCAGCATCACTTCCTCTCCTCCCAACCATTAATGCTTCAAGCC CTTGTAATCTTGTGTGGTGTGGTAATGGAGACTGCGTCGTGAATGGAAACAACCACAACTGCCGATGCAACCAAGGGTCTTCCAATTATTTGGGTGTATCTTCTTTTGCTTGTTTTGAACCAT GCTACTTTGGAGAAGATTGTAGGAACCTGGAATTAGGACCACTACCGCGACTACCCCCGGTACATTTGCCGCCACCACTACGTTTGACACCACTGTTACCGTCACTACAGCTTCCCCCGCCACTGGTACCACTGCCACCATCACTACAGCTTCCACCGCCACTACCAATGCCACCGCCATCCTTGAGTACAAGCGGCTCACCGAAAGCTGGTGGACAGCAACATGAAGCTGATACTGAAGAAG CTGCAGAATCGAATGGAGTATCGAGTAACGTGAAGAATTGCGGAGCACTGATCGCAGTGATGATGACAGTAGTTTTATAA